From the genome of bacterium:
TCCTAATCCTCCCGGCGTCTTTATTGTACTTAATCGCATTGCTTATGATATTCAAGATTGCCTGTCTTGTTCTTGAAACGTCACCCCATGCAAAAGCCTCTCCTTTTGCTTCCAGGGCAATTGTTATGCCTCTTTCACTAGCCGTTTTCATAAACATATCTATGAGTCCTTTAATCATGCCTGTCACTTCAAAATTTACCGCATTCCACTCCATTCTGCCCTGCTCAAGTCTAGCGATATTCAAAAGATTTTCTATTAATTCGTTCAGATTATCAACCTCACTCAGTACGACGTCAAGTTGTTCATCTAATTCATCAGCGGGGATTTCCTTTTTGTTCTTTACATACCACGCATAGCTTTTAATAACCGATAGAGGCGTTCTGAATTCATGAGATAAGGCAGACATCATTCTCGATTTAGCAAGATTTTGCTCTCGCGCTTGTTCATACAACTGTGCATTCAGTATAGCCATTGCCGCTTGCTGAGCGTATATTGTCAGAAGCTGAAGATCATCTTCTTTGAACGCATTAAGCAAGGGTGATTCAATATCCAGTACGCCGACAAGCTTGCCTTCAGCGATCATCGGGACGGCAAGTTCAGAGCTAACCTCTAACACACCTTTTATGTACCTGGGGTCCATCATTGTGTCATTTATCAAAAGAGCTGAGCGACTCTTTGCTGCATATCCTATTATTCCTTCGCCTAAAGCTATTTCTTTGTGTCCTATCTCTTCCATAAAACGCTGAGATGCCGCCTTCAGCCGCAGTATTTGATCCTCGGGATCATACAGAACGATTACAGAATAAGCAGGAGCATATATATCTGAGAGTATATTGACTATCTCAAACAAAAGCTCATCCAAGGTCGCTCTGGACTGAAGTTTAAGCATTAACCTGTACATCCTGTTTCGCTGGGTTATTCTGTGTTCGAGGGTTTCAACCAAACGCATCCCCTCCAGTGCCAAACCTATTTGCCTTGAAATACAAGAAAGCGTCTTAACGATTTGTTCATCAAAACCCTTATCATTCTTGCTGAATATCTCAAGAACGCCGATTACATTCTCCTTTGCACGAAGAGGCAATGCAAGAACCGACCTTATTCCTATATTCAATAATTCTTTATCGTTGTACAAGTCATCTTGAATAAAAAAAATCATCGTTTCACCCGATTGGGCGCTGTAACCGGCAAGACCATCGCCGAACCGTCTCGGAATTAGTTTTTCTAGGGTCTTCGGAAGCGGCCCCATTGTCTGGTACACATCAAGCGTACCGGTTCTTTCGTTTGCCAACCGAAAGATACCGCCCTCCGCCCCAGAGTAGTCTATTACTTCTTTGAATACTCGGTCTACGACATCGGAAAAATCCTGGGCGCTAGTCAGAATACCAGTTAATTTGTCGCGAAACTCAAGCGCTTCAGACTGCCTTTTTAAAAGAAAACCTTCATCCAAGCTTTCAGATTGCGCTACCTGGCGCAAAGACATGGCTAGAAAGACCGGCTTATCTGAAAATGCGGGTGGAAGATCTCTGAAAGCGGCGTACCTTCCGGATAATCAAGCCCAAAACCTGCATCAAAACCTAATACACCTACGTAAGCAATTTCAAATCTTATCCCCAAACCTGTCCCCTTATTAAGTTCAGATAGATTGACCTGATCTAAGCTTTCCCAAGCGCTTCCCGCATCAAAAAAGCCTATGATTGCGATTTGTGGGGTTATCTTTACTTTTAATTCTGTGTTAAAAACAGCCATAGCCCTTCCTCCGATTAGAGCGCCGTTTACAACGGTCCCAAGCGAGTAATCGTCGTAGCCTCTAACAAATCCATCGTACGATGTCCCGCCTGGTCTGTAACGTTCGTAAATAGGTATGGTATCGGACGATCTTAATCCAGTGATATAACCGAGTCTCATCTTTTGCGTCAACACTATCCTCTTCTCCCACGCAACAGGAAAGTTGAATTGAATATCGAGATTTTCTTTAATGAATGAGATATCTCCGCCCAACGGACCACCGGCTAATTCTATGGATTGATTGAATAATGACCCGGAAGAAGGATTAGAGAAGTTGTCTCTTGAGTCACGCACAAGGTTGAAAGTAGTTGAGATGGTTGTTTTAGGGTACGATAAAGGGTCAAATCCAAGTATAGGATCGTTTGGAAAAGGCCTTTTTGAAACACTATCAATAAAAACCCTGTCTACGGCGAACGTTAAGCCCCCTCGGGTATAATCTAAAGGAAGAGGTCTTGATGCGGAGATAGAACCTCCGAGCGAGGTCTTTTTATAGGCAGTTTTAGCGGCATCATACAACTCCTTCTGCTCTGTCTTGTAATGCATCTCGCCGCCCAATGAAGTCGGAGTGTCGAATAACCAGGGTTCTGTAAGGCCCAGAGAAGCCTGAGTTGAAGATGTGCCTTTTTCAAGTTGAAGATATCCGTTTTGCCCGCCCCCGAATACATTTGGATGCGTTATCCCGACGTTTCCTAGAAGACCCTGTTCCTTGCCTGCATAGGTGACGCCAACGGAAAACTGGCCAGACGGTTTTTCTTGAACTACAAATACGAGATCGATTGTTCCTTGCTCACCCTCAACATCCTCAGGGTAAAAACGCACATCGCTGAAAAGCCCGCTGTACATTATGTTTCTTTGGCTTCTCTCCACTTTAGAGTATTTGAAGACGGAACCGGGCAAAAGGGTTATCTCCCGTCGAATCGCATTGTCCCGCACACTCTGATTACCTTTAATAATTATACGTCTGACTTTAGCTGGCTGACCCTCTACAATACTGAATGCTATATCGACGGTATCTCCTTTAAGAGTTTCTATAGGATCAACCGAAGCATATATGTATCCTTCCTCCCAGTATGCTCGTCTGATTCTATCCACTGAAAGCCTTGACATGGATAAGCTATAGGGTTTTGTTTTCTCAATGACTACAGCTTTCACCAAGGTCGATTCCGGAAGCGCTTCGCGGCCTTGGAATGAATACTCACCTGTATAATATCTTTTCCCTTCGTCTACATGTATTACAATATCCAGTTGTCCGTTAGTATCTATCGGCAACTCTGTTTCGGTTACTTTCGCATCTATCCAGCCTTTATCATGATAATAGGCCTCAATTGTTTCAATGTCTTTTTTGAATTTCTGGTCATCAAACCGTCCGGAACGAAGAATGAACCATTTAGGTCTGTTTTTCATAAGCCGTTCTAGCCGAATGGACTGTACAGAATTATTACCGGTAAAAGATATTGTAGATATGTGTACGCCTTTTCCCTCCTCTATCTCCAAACGTGCAATTGAGTAGCCCTGCTTATCCGATTCGATTATTTTCGTAGAAACCTTTGCGAGAAGGTAATTTTTCTTTTTGTATTGCTCTCTTACCTTGCGTTCCCAGTCAAATATCTGCCTTGCTGATAGCACTGCGTCTGAATCAGCAGCGATTTCTTTTAAAAGATTGTTGGTTTTGATTTTCCGATTCCCGACAATCTCAAGCCTCTCCAGCCTCGAAGGCTGTTCGACCTGTATGGTGACTTGAACGGTTGAATCAACAAGAGATGTATCTATAGCTACGTAGTCATAGTAGCCTGTCTGATACAGCTTGCGGATGGCTTCAGCGACCTGACTCTCGTCATAATTAACGCCTGC
Proteins encoded in this window:
- a CDS encoding GAF domain-containing protein: MDEGFLLKRQSEALEFRDKLTGILTSAQDFSDVVDRVFKEVIDYSGAEGGIFRLANERTGTLDVYQTMGPLPKTLEKLIPRRFGDGLAGYSAQSGETMIFFIQDDLYNDKELLNIGIRSVLALPLRAKENVIGVLEIFSKNDKGFDEQIVKTLSCISRQIGLALEGMRLVETLEHRITQRNRMYRLMLKLQSRATLDELLFEIVNILSDIYAPAYSVIVLYDPEDQILRLKAASQRFMEEIGHKEIALGEGIIGYAAKSRSALLINDTMMDPRYIKGVLEVSSELAVPMIAEGKLVGVLDIESPLLNAFKEDDLQLLTIYAQQAAMAILNAQLYEQAREQNLAKSRMMSALSHEFRTPLSVIKSYAWYVKNKKEIPADELDEQLDVVLSEVDNLNELIENLLNIARLEQGRMEWNAVNFEVTGMIKGLIDMFMKTASERGITIALEAKGEAFAWGDVSRTRQAILNIISNAIKYNKDAGRIRIEVDSSERNFTRVSIEDTGIGIKPQELEKIFVPFYRVGGSKIEGVGLGLSITKQFIEAQGGWLDVKSVFGEGTVFNVYLPARGSNEQ
- the bamA gene encoding outer membrane protein assembly factor BamA; protein product: MPSSANANFIGTISGFSAGVNYDESQVAEAIRKLYQTGYYDYVAIDTSLVDSTVQVTIQVEQPSRLERLEIVGNRKIKTNNLLKEIAADSDAVLSARQIFDWERKVREQYKKKNYLLAKVSTKIIESDKQGYSIARLEIEEGKGVHISTISFTGNNSVQSIRLERLMKNRPKWFILRSGRFDDQKFKKDIETIEAYYHDKGWIDAKVTETELPIDTNGQLDIVIHVDEGKRYYTGEYSFQGREALPESTLVKAVVIEKTKPYSLSMSRLSVDRIRRAYWEEGYIYASVDPIETLKGDTVDIAFSIVEGQPAKVRRIIIKGNQSVRDNAIRREITLLPGSVFKYSKVERSQRNIMYSGLFSDVRFYPEDVEGEQGTIDLVFVVQEKPSGQFSVGVTYAGKEQGLLGNVGITHPNVFGGGQNGYLQLEKGTSSTQASLGLTEPWLFDTPTSLGGEMHYKTEQKELYDAAKTAYKKTSLGGSISASRPLPLDYTRGGLTFAVDRVFIDSVSKRPFPNDPILGFDPLSYPKTTISTTFNLVRDSRDNFSNPSSGSLFNQSIELAGGPLGGDISFIKENLDIQFNFPVAWEKRIVLTQKMRLGYITGLRSSDTIPIYERYRPGGTSYDGFVRGYDDYSLGTVVNGALIGGRAMAVFNTELKVKITPQIAIIGFFDAGSAWESLDQVNLSELNKGTGLGIRFEIAYVGVLGFDAGFGLDYPEGTPLSEIFHPHFQISRSF